Within Stella humosa, the genomic segment GCAGACCTTGTTCACCGTGGTGGCGCCGACCGCATCGGGCAGGCCGGCGCCGCGGGCGGCCTGGCGGGCGGGCGCCTGCCCCTGCCCCGCCGGCAGCACGCAGCCCATCAGCACCTCGTCCACCGCGTCGCCCGGCAGGGTCGCCCGCTCCAGCGCCGCGCGGATGACGTGGGCACCCAGCGCCGGTGCCGCCAGCGGCGCCAGATCGCCCAGGAAGCGGCCGAGCGGCGTGCGCACGGCAGAGACGATGACGACCGGGTCGAGGCTGGGCATGGCGGGCTCCGTTACATGACGATCATCATGAATATTGCGACATAGATGTCGTCCGTCATATAAAGGTCAAGGAGATTTCCATGACGGGAAGCGCAAGGCTGCCATGCGGGTGACGAAGGAACAGGCGGCACGGAACCGTGACCGCATCGTCGAGGTGGCGGGCGAACTGTTCCGCCGGCACGGCTTCGACGGCATTGGCATCGCCGATGTGATGAAGGCGGCCGGCCTGACCCATGGCGGCTTCTACGGTCATTTCGCGTCCAAGGAGGACCTGGCGGCCCAGGCCAGCGCCGCCGCCCTGGAGGCGGGCCGGGCACGCTGGCAACGCCTGGGCGAGAAGGCCGGCGACGGCGCCTTCTCTGCCTTCGTGGAGCGCTACCTGTCGCCCATCCATCGCGACGCGCCGGAGCGGGGCTGCGTCCTGGCGGCGCTGGGCGCGGAATCCGCCCGCCAGCCCGGGCCGGTGCGGGACGCCGCCGCCTCCGGCATCGACCGCCTGGCCGACGTCGTGGCCGGCATGCTGCCCGCCGCCGCGCCGGCAGAGCGGCGCCGCCACGCGCTGGCCGTGCTGGCGCAGATGGTCGGCGCCATGGTGCTGGCACGCGCAGCCGGCGATAGCGAGTTGTCGGACGAGATATTGGCAGCCGCGCGGGCGGCCCTGGAGCCCCAGGCCGACCGAGCCTAGTCCACACGGGGCCGACGCAACCACCAATCTGCCGCATGACGGCAGGCCGGAATGGGGTATGCCAGGCGCGTACCGCATGGGGAGCCTGCTTGACGATGCGCGATGTCCACGGCGAAGGGCCGGTTGACGGGCTTCCGACCCGGCCGAGCAGCGGCAGACGGCCCACCATGCAGGGCATCGCAGCGTGGCTGCGGCGCGGACTGCCCGTGCTTGCGATGATCTTGCTGATCGGCTGCACGTCGCGACCGGACATGGACATCCTGGCCGCGTCACCCGGCGCCAAGGCGGACGCCAAGGCACTGGCGGTCTACGTCGCCACCACCCGGCAACGCCAGTCACCCGACCGCAACGACTTCACCAACCGCCGGTCCGGCGCGTTGAACTACGCCCAGTATTCGATCTCCGTCCCGCCATCCCATGTCCCGGGCCGGATCGAGTGGCCAGGCACCCCCGCCGACCCGGCGACCGCATTCACGCCGGTCGGCGACCGCGTGTTGACCCAGGCTGCATTTGAGGCGGCACTCGCCGGACGCGGCTGTGGTGCGGCTGGCGCCACCACCGCCGTCTTCGTCCATGGCTACAACACCAACTTCCCGGAGGCGCTGTTCCGGCTGGTGCAGATCACCGCCGACACCGACCCGCGCACCATCCCGATCCTGTTCGCCTGGCCGTCCGATGCCTCGGCGCTCGCCTATGTCGCCGACCAGGACTCGGCCATGTACTCGCGCGACTACCTGGCGGATTTCCTGGTGCGCCTGACCCGGCTGTGCCCGGAGGGCGGCATCACGCTGGTCGGCCACAGCATGGGCGGCTGGCTCACCGTGGAGGCGCTGCGGCAGTTGCGCCTGGCCGGGCACGACGCGGTGCTGCGGCGCCTGCGGGTGGCGCTCGCCTCACCCGACATCGACGTCGAGGTGTTCCGCACCCAGATGAAGGTGATCGGCCCGCTGACGCCGCCAATGATCGTGCTGGTGTCGCGCGACGACCGCGCGCTCTCTGTCTCCAGCCGGCTGGCCGGCGCCCGCCAGCGGCTGGGCCGCATCGACGTGGCCGACCCGGAGGTGCAGGAGGCAGCCCGGGCCGCCAACCTCAACATCGTCGACATCTCCGACCTGGAAGCCTCCGACGGCTTCAACCACGACCGCTACGTCGTCTTCGCCGGGGTCTATGCCAAGCTGGCGGCCAGGGGGGCCGTCACCCCCGGACAGGGCTTGCGCC encodes:
- a CDS encoding TetR/AcrR family transcriptional regulator — protein: MRVTKEQAARNRDRIVEVAGELFRRHGFDGIGIADVMKAAGLTHGGFYGHFASKEDLAAQASAAALEAGRARWQRLGEKAGDGAFSAFVERYLSPIHRDAPERGCVLAALGAESARQPGPVRDAAASGIDRLADVVAGMLPAAAPAERRRHALAVLAQMVGAMVLARAAGDSELSDEILAAARAALEPQADRA
- a CDS encoding alpha/beta hydrolase, with the protein product MILLIGCTSRPDMDILAASPGAKADAKALAVYVATTRQRQSPDRNDFTNRRSGALNYAQYSISVPPSHVPGRIEWPGTPADPATAFTPVGDRVLTQAAFEAALAGRGCGAAGATTAVFVHGYNTNFPEALFRLVQITADTDPRTIPILFAWPSDASALAYVADQDSAMYSRDYLADFLVRLTRLCPEGGITLVGHSMGGWLTVEALRQLRLAGHDAVLRRLRVALASPDIDVEVFRTQMKVIGPLTPPMIVLVSRDDRALSVSSRLAGARQRLGRIDVADPEVQEAARAANLNIVDISDLEASDGFNHDRYVVFAGVYAKLAARGAVTPGQGLRQAGAFVFRTVGTALSSPFVLAGRALSPE